AATACGTCGTCCACAATAGTTGTTCCGCGATTCCCGACGCCACTCTCTACCATTTTGGAGTGCTTTCCTCGGCGATGCACATGGCCTGGGTGCGGCATGTTTGCGGTCGCATAAAATCGGATTTCCGCTACTCGACCGGATTGGTTTACAACAACTACCCCTGGCCCGAGGCGCCAACCGCCGCGAAACGGGCTGCCGCGGAAGTAAAGGCGCAATCGGTCCTCGACTCCCGAGGAGAGCATCTGGCAAAGGGGGCGACATTGGCCGATTTATATGATCCGCTGGCGATGCCGCGCGATTTGGCCAAAGCGCACGCCGCGCTCGACCGCGCGGTGGACCGCTGCTACCGCAAGCAGCCGTTCACTTCCGACCGTCAACGCGTCGAATTCCTCTTTGCCCTGTACGAGAAGTTGACTACGCCGCTTATTCCGCTGTCTCGCCGGAAACGCGGTTGATTCCCGCGGTTTTTGCTCAGTCTCGGACGCTCGTTGCCAATCCGCCGGGGTGCGATTATAGTGGAATCTGACGTTCACGGAGGAAACCGGCGGTCGCGTGGAGGCAATTTGCACCGTGCAGATTCTGCTCACCAATGACGACGGGATCTACGCGCCCGGTTTGGCCGCGATGGAGCGGGCCCTGCTCAAACTCGGCGACGTGGCCGTCGTGGCTCCGCACACCGAGCAGAGCGGCGTCGGGCATTCGATCACTTTTCTCACGCCGCTCACCGCCAAAGAGGTTTTCGACGGTTCGCGGCGGCGCGGCTGGGCCGTCGAGGGGAGCCCGGCGGATTCGGTCAAGATTGGCATCTTCGAGTTTTGTCCCAGGCGTCCGGAATTGGTGGTTAGCGGCATCAATGGAGGGCTGAATGCGGGAATCAATGTGCTCTACTCGGGCACCGTCGCGGCGGCGATCGAGGGGGCGTTTTTCGGAATCACGAGTATCGCGGTCTCGCTCGAATACGACGAGCATGCCGAGTTTGACAAGGCGGCCGAGATGGCCCTGCGAATCATCCGGCGTATTCTCGAGCAGAAAGGCTCGGAGCCGCAACTTTACAATCTGAACATTCCGACGAAGGCAATTCATTCGGAGGCGGAGGTCAAGGCGGTACCGATGGGCATCTTTCGGTACGGCGAGAAATTCGAGAAGCGGGTCGATCCTCGCGGCCGGCATTATTTTTGGGCTGTCAATGAACCGCCTCCACCCCCCGGCGCGCAAGAAACCGATATTTCGGCCCTCGACAAAGGCTTCATCACGCTCACGCCCCTGCACTACGACATGACGCACCGCAAGGCTTTGGCCGGGATGCAGGAGTGGAAATGGAGCTAAGCCTCCACTAAAACGGCTTTGACATTCGCAATTCACGAACGTCTCGAACGGAGTGAATCCATATGTTTCGTATCTTTCCGTTTTGCTCGGCGGCGTTGACGTTGGCCGCCTGCTGCGGGTGTGGGGATTCGCCAGCGCTGCCTGCCGTCGGGGTTCGTCTCGCGGCTGCGCCCAAGCCGGTCCCGCCGCCGGCCGGCGATCCGGGGGCGCCGGAGGTCAAGCCCGGTGCGGAAGTGCCGACGCAATTTGGCGGCCCGCAATTCACGAGCCTCGTCGGCGCCGTGCCAGCGACTAACAACGGTTCCGGTGGGGCGGCGCCGCCGGCCGCCAATCCCGCGGCGCCGGCCGATGGTCAGAATGCCGTTCGCGCGGAAGCCGGTGTCGGAGCGCAAGGCAAGGATTACGGCAACGGCGACGCAGGAATCATTACCGTCCCGATCAGCACTTATTTCGGGGCTCGCCAAATCATCACGTTCCAACAGCTCGAGAAGGCGATGAACACGTTCAAGGCGCTGAACAACCGCGTTCCAAAATCGCAACAAGAGTTTGATGAGAAGATTATCAAGGAATGGGGCATAGGACTACCAGACCTTCCGGAGGGACAAAAATACTTCTACGATCCGCAGAAAGGAGAGTTGATGGTTCGGCAGCCGAAGCCGAAGTGATCGTCAAGCGCAGCTCGTGCCGAGGCTCTGCCTCGGATTGCTCTGGCCGGCGGGCTCTGCCTGTCAAGCGTGACGGTTGGCTTCGATCGCCCAGAGATCGCGAGGCAGAGCCTCGCAGGCGGTGAGTTCCCAGGCAGAGCCTGGGAACGAGCGATTCGACGATAATTGCAAAGTTCTGAGTTCACATCCTTAGATTCGCACCCGAGGTTGATTTCCTTATGAAGCGCTTTGTTCGCAAGATGGTGTTGTCGTTGGTAGTCATGGCGTCGCTGGCGGTCGGCGCGAGCGCCCAGGCGGCCAGTTGGATTTTCCTCCCGTCGTATTACAGCCAGGATCCGGTCGCTCCGGTGCAAGTCGGCCCGCGGTACGAAGGCGGACCGTACTACGTCCGCCCGCAGGGGGAATTCGTCCGCAGCGGGTTCAGCCACACCCAGAGCACGATCTCCGTCGGCAATCAAGGGACCGATTGCCTCAACTACTACGAATCGTGGATTCAGGTGGGCGGGCAGTACTGATTGGTCCGACAGGCGAGGTCTTTGTTCGTCTCAGCGGCGCGCACCCTCACCCCGGCCCTCTCCCAGAGAGAGAGGGAGCGATTGCGGCGGCGCGTTTCTTGAAACGTCGCTGGACGAAGTCGATGAACTGTCGGGCGGCTGGGAGCGGCGGTTCTCCGCGGCGCAGAAGAATGCCCGAATCGATCGGGCGGATGCAATTGCCGAGGCTGCGGACGCCGATTCGGCGGCCGCGCGTGACGATGCCGCTCGCCAACAGCGGCACGAGCGAGATTCCCAGCCCCGCCTCGACCATCCGGACGATGATCTCGGTGTTGGTCGTTTCCATTTCGACTCGTGGCGATAGTTCGGCTCGATGGAACGCATCGACGACGTGCTGCCGTCCCGTCGAACCGCGCTCGAAGAGGATCAGAGGCTCATCGACCAGGTCGTCCAATTTCAAATTTCGGCGCCTCAATAGCGGATGACCCACCGGTGCGATCAGGCTCCACGGCATCGAGAACAGATGTCGATAGTCGAGATCGGGCGACGCCTCGAGTGGGGCCGCTACACCCAAATCAATTTCCGGATCGGCGAGCAGCTCCGTTTCGACCTCTTGCTCGGTGCGCGTGCCGAGCCGAATGCGAATGTGCGGCGCGGCGGCATGAAATCGCCGCACGGCGTCGATCAGCACATAGGCGGTTAGATACTGGCTCGCCACGACGCGCACCTCGCGCTGCTGCGTGGAAACGTCGAATAGCTCGCACAGCTCGCGCGACCGTTCGAGAAACGCCCGAGCGTGGGGAAGGAACTGCCGGCCCTGGGAAGTGAGCGGGGTAGTGCGGCGCATTCCGCGCCGTTTGTGATAGAGCTGGATTCCCAGCCGCTTCTCGAGGGCGAGGAGCCGATTGCGCAAGCCTTGCTCGCTGATGCAAAGCAGCTCGGCCGCGCGGCGCAGGCTCCCCTGCCGGGCCAATTCGGCGAAAGCCGCCACTTGATCGGTTGAAAGTGAAGGAAACTCGGCGTTGATTGCCATAAATCGGAATCCTCCGTCGCACGTTCGCGCCGTTGGCGAGAGAA
The Pirellulales bacterium DNA segment above includes these coding regions:
- the surE gene encoding 5'/3'-nucleotidase SurE, whose translation is MQILLTNDDGIYAPGLAAMERALLKLGDVAVVAPHTEQSGVGHSITFLTPLTAKEVFDGSRRRGWAVEGSPADSVKIGIFEFCPRRPELVVSGINGGLNAGINVLYSGTVAAAIEGAFFGITSIAVSLEYDEHAEFDKAAEMALRIIRRILEQKGSEPQLYNLNIPTKAIHSEAEVKAVPMGIFRYGEKFEKRVDPRGRHYFWAVNEPPPPPGAQETDISALDKGFITLTPLHYDMTHRKALAGMQEWKWS
- a CDS encoding LysR family transcriptional regulator, with product MAINAEFPSLSTDQVAAFAELARQGSLRRAAELLCISEQGLRNRLLALEKRLGIQLYHKRRGMRRTTPLTSQGRQFLPHARAFLERSRELCELFDVSTQQREVRVVASQYLTAYVLIDAVRRFHAAAPHIRIRLGTRTEQEVETELLADPEIDLGVAAPLEASPDLDYRHLFSMPWSLIAPVGHPLLRRRNLKLDDLVDEPLILFERGSTGRQHVVDAFHRAELSPRVEMETTNTEIIVRMVEAGLGISLVPLLASGIVTRGRRIGVRSLGNCIRPIDSGILLRRGEPPLPAARQFIDFVQRRFKKRAAAIAPSLSGRGPG